A genome region from Microcella alkaliphila includes the following:
- a CDS encoding A24 family peptidase, giving the protein MLAIAGSFAGVAIALLVSAYFWLAAVSIALTAIDLDTHRLPNSIVLPGYAVAAIGLYVPALLMGDVERVATSLAGAGILFAVYFLLWFVKPGGMGLGDVKLAGVLGAFLGFSGWAELAVGGFGAFLLGGIVSVGLLVTNRATRKSGIPFGPWMIAGCWLGLVVGTPIASAYLSVFGIGT; this is encoded by the coding sequence TTGCTTGCGATCGCTGGCTCGTTCGCCGGGGTGGCGATTGCCCTGCTGGTCTCGGCATACTTCTGGCTTGCCGCCGTCAGCATCGCGCTTACGGCGATCGACCTGGACACCCATCGGCTTCCCAATTCCATTGTGTTGCCCGGCTACGCCGTCGCCGCCATCGGACTCTATGTTCCCGCTCTGCTGATGGGGGATGTCGAGAGAGTCGCCACGTCGCTTGCCGGAGCCGGAATCCTTTTCGCGGTGTACTTCCTGCTCTGGTTCGTGAAGCCCGGCGGCATGGGTCTCGGAGACGTGAAGCTTGCAGGCGTCCTCGGTGCGTTCCTCGGCTTCTCGGGATGGGCCGAACTGGCCGTGGGTGGCTTTGGGGCATTCCTCCTCGGCGGCATAGTGAGCGTCGGCCTGCTCGTGACAAATCGAGCCACGCGAAAGTCGGGTATTCCTTTCGGCCCATGGATGATCGCGGGCTGTTGGCTGGGACTCGTCGTGGGAACTCCCATTGCGAGCGCGTACCTGTCAGTATTCGGAATAGGAACCTGA
- the pilM gene encoding type IV pilus assembly protein PilM — MGNQFVAVDIGQTAIRAVEARVARGKAPEIRAVHEEALPDGAVRSGEVVEPTTVASALKKMWSAAKFKSRDVVLGMGDQKVVARDLVMPKASRKEVIGLLPLRVQELIPMPVAEAVLDFYPIAETAPTDEGPMVRGLLIAAYNDAVTNNVQAIRRAGLNTLAVDFVPFALHRSIGNKGQGVCAVVDIGAATTNVLVSRDGIPDFVRIIPAGSDDVTRALANQLEIPRDQAEELKIAQGLHPEIVPPNDAKSAGIIVEVTRELMTSIINTLRYYSSTHDGVRVDSLVLTGNGARLRGLPATLAHSTGISLVAPEPFADVKMPKSLTGLGVSDALRFSTAFGLTMGGAA, encoded by the coding sequence ATGGGCAATCAATTTGTGGCGGTCGATATCGGCCAAACCGCAATCCGAGCGGTAGAGGCACGCGTCGCGCGCGGCAAAGCACCCGAGATTCGGGCTGTACACGAGGAGGCGCTCCCCGACGGCGCGGTTCGATCCGGCGAGGTTGTCGAGCCAACGACGGTCGCGTCAGCCCTGAAGAAGATGTGGTCTGCCGCAAAGTTCAAGTCGCGCGATGTCGTGCTCGGTATGGGTGATCAAAAGGTGGTCGCGCGTGATCTCGTCATGCCGAAGGCGAGTCGAAAAGAAGTCATCGGCCTCTTGCCATTGCGGGTTCAAGAGCTGATTCCCATGCCCGTCGCTGAGGCGGTGCTCGACTTCTACCCGATCGCGGAAACCGCGCCCACCGACGAGGGCCCTATGGTTCGTGGCCTCTTGATTGCCGCGTACAACGACGCCGTGACGAACAATGTGCAGGCGATCCGCCGTGCGGGGCTCAACACCCTCGCCGTTGACTTCGTCCCCTTCGCCCTGCACCGCTCCATCGGCAACAAGGGTCAAGGAGTGTGCGCGGTCGTTGACATCGGCGCGGCGACCACCAACGTGCTCGTGTCGCGTGATGGCATCCCTGACTTCGTGCGCATTATTCCGGCGGGCAGCGATGACGTGACCCGTGCGCTGGCGAATCAGCTGGAGATCCCCCGCGATCAGGCGGAAGAGCTGAAGATCGCGCAGGGCCTACACCCGGAGATCGTGCCACCGAACGATGCAAAGAGCGCCGGCATCATCGTCGAGGTCACGCGCGAACTGATGACCAGCATCATCAACACGCTTCGCTACTACTCGTCGACGCACGACGGCGTTCGGGTCGACAGCCTCGTGCTCACCGGAAACGGCGCGCGACTTCGCGGACTGCCGGCAACGTTGGCGCACTCCACGGGCATCTCGCTGGTCGCACCAGAGCCATTCGCTGACGTGAAGATGCCGAAATCACTGACCGGACTCGGCGTATCCGATGCCCTGCGGTTCAGTACCGCCTTTGGCCTCACGATGGGAGGTGCAGCATGA
- the pilO gene encoding type 4a pilus biogenesis protein PilO produces MSILRLWVIGAVLMSLIIVSAGWFLGVAPRLADAALAQEERQNVEVINVGYEATLAELQRLSENLPELESELESLRVEIPDEPELSTLLGQLNTLAEAAGVSIVEVTARTPVLFPPDQLDGTGVTDLVALPVTIRAAGEGPAIDAFIRQVQFGPRLILVEQFDLTDDPVAGAVSLEALIFVLPAEGAALPTEQVGEQPLEETETEE; encoded by the coding sequence ATGTCGATTTTGCGCTTGTGGGTCATCGGAGCAGTCTTGATGTCGCTGATCATCGTGTCGGCAGGGTGGTTCCTCGGAGTGGCACCGCGCCTGGCCGACGCGGCGCTCGCCCAAGAAGAACGACAGAACGTCGAAGTCATCAATGTGGGTTACGAGGCGACGCTGGCGGAGCTGCAGCGCCTGTCGGAGAACCTTCCCGAGCTGGAAAGCGAACTCGAAAGCCTCCGCGTCGAGATTCCGGACGAGCCGGAGCTTTCGACCCTCTTGGGTCAGCTGAACACCCTCGCCGAGGCGGCCGGTGTGTCCATTGTTGAGGTCACCGCGCGCACTCCCGTCCTGTTTCCGCCGGATCAGCTTGATGGAACAGGGGTCACTGACCTAGTTGCGCTCCCCGTCACGATTCGTGCCGCGGGGGAGGGACCCGCGATCGACGCGTTCATCCGGCAGGTGCAGTTCGGTCCGCGCCTGATCCTGGTCGAGCAGTTCGACCTCACCGATGACCCGGTTGCGGGCGCCGTCAGCCTCGAGGCACTGATCTTCGTCTTGCCTGCCGAGGGTGCGGCGCTTCCGACCGAACAGGTGGGGGAGCAGCCCCTCGAGGAAACCGAAACCGAAGAGTAG
- the rpsL gene encoding 30S ribosomal protein S12: MPTIQQLVRKGRSPKVVKTKAPALKANPQQRGVCTRVYTTTPKKPNSALRKVARVKLSNGTEVTAYIPGEGHNLQEHSMVLVRGGRVKDLPGVRYKIVRGALDTQAVKNRKQARSRYGAKKEK; encoded by the coding sequence GTGCCCACTATTCAGCAGCTGGTTCGCAAGGGCCGGTCGCCGAAGGTCGTCAAGACCAAGGCGCCGGCGCTGAAGGCCAACCCTCAGCAGCGCGGCGTGTGCACCCGTGTGTACACGACCACCCCGAAGAAGCCGAACTCGGCCCTTCGCAAGGTCGCCCGTGTGAAGCTTTCGAACGGCACCGAGGTCACCGCCTACATTCCGGGCGAAGGCCACAACCTGCAGGAGCACTCGATGGTGCTCGTGCGTGGCGGTCGTGTGAAAGACCTCCCCGGCGTGCGCTACAAGATCGTGCGCGGCGCCCTCGACACCCAGGCTGTCAAGAACCGCAAGCAGGCGCGTAGCCGCTACGGCGCGAAGAAGGAGAAGTAA